Proteins encoded together in one Prevotella scopos JCM 17725 window:
- a CDS encoding MATE family efflux transporter — protein MHRHTDNYTFLTQAPVHRVIITMAIPTIISMLVTGLYNIADTFFVGKIDTQATAAVGIVFSLMFFVQAMGFFFGHGSGNYISRELGARRHENAVKMASTGFFSSFFVGVIVLIFGEIFLTPLSLMLGSTPTILPYTEDYMQVILLGAPFLTSSLTLNNQMRLQGNANFAMYGIVIGAVLNVILDPILIFTCGMGVSGAAWATVIGQAVSFVILFLMTRKGENIAIHFRNFSPSLQRYKEIFYGGSPSMMRQGLACIATMSLNVAAGAYGDSAIAAMSIVGRIAMLSFAVVIGLGQGFQPVCGFCYGAGLYERLKEAYKFTVTIGTIFLIVLAIVGWMISGTLIGVFRDDPEVIAIGVVALRWQLCVFPVNALILASNMLAQTCRKPWRANILAAARQGLFFIPLIFILPSYFGLLGVEMCQAVSDVLSFTLTVPIVIYTFREFTREAAAKKTTV, from the coding sequence ATGCATAGACATACGGATAACTATACTTTTTTGACACAAGCACCAGTCCATCGAGTCATTATCACTATGGCGATACCGACCATTATATCAATGCTTGTGACAGGATTATACAATATTGCCGACACGTTCTTTGTTGGCAAGATTGATACACAAGCAACGGCAGCTGTGGGAATAGTGTTCTCTCTAATGTTTTTCGTGCAGGCAATGGGCTTCTTCTTTGGGCATGGTTCGGGCAATTATATCTCTCGTGAGTTAGGAGCACGTCGCCATGAGAATGCTGTGAAGATGGCTTCCACAGGCTTTTTTAGTTCGTTCTTTGTAGGAGTCATTGTCCTTATTTTTGGCGAGATATTCCTCACTCCACTTTCCTTGATGCTTGGTAGTACACCTACTATTCTTCCTTACACAGAGGACTATATGCAAGTCATCCTACTTGGTGCACCTTTCTTGACCTCATCACTTACTTTGAACAATCAGATGCGTTTACAAGGAAACGCCAACTTTGCGATGTATGGTATTGTGATAGGTGCTGTCTTGAACGTAATTCTTGACCCAATCCTCATCTTTACTTGTGGTATGGGTGTCAGCGGTGCAGCATGGGCAACAGTGATAGGACAGGCAGTGTCCTTCGTTATCCTTTTCTTAATGACGCGCAAGGGAGAGAATATAGCTATCCATTTTCGTAATTTCTCGCCCTCATTACAGCGTTATAAGGAGATTTTCTATGGGGGTAGTCCTTCCATGATGAGGCAGGGGTTGGCTTGTATTGCAACAATGTCATTGAATGTGGCAGCTGGTGCTTATGGCGACTCTGCCATTGCTGCGATGAGTATTGTTGGACGTATAGCCATGCTTTCTTTCGCTGTAGTCATCGGATTGGGACAGGGCTTCCAGCCCGTCTGTGGCTTTTGCTATGGCGCAGGATTATATGAAAGACTGAAAGAGGCATATAAGTTCACTGTAACTATTGGTACGATTTTTCTTATCGTGTTAGCTATTGTTGGCTGGATGATAAGTGGAACGCTGATAGGTGTTTTCCGTGATGACCCCGAAGTGATTGCTATTGGTGTTGTAGCGTTGCGATGGCAGCTTTGTGTTTTTCCTGTTAATGCTCTTATCTTGGCAAGCAATATGCTTGCTCAGACCTGCCGTAAGCCGTGGCGTGCAAACATCTTGGCAGCTGCCCGACAAGGTTTGTTCTTTATTCCGTTGATATTTATTCTTCCATCTTATTTTGGACTGTTAGGTGTTGAGATGTGTCAAGCCGTCAGTGATGTGCTCTCTTTCACGCTTACAGTACCTATCGTTATTTACACCTTCCGTGAGTTTACACGTGAAGCAGCAGCAAAGAAAACAACAGTATGA
- a CDS encoding AraC family transcriptional regulator, which yields MSTLYIKNMVCDRCKMAVSQTLQQVGLHPQKVELGEVSIEEEPSSVQLSTLRTALKELGFELLDDRRQQTIDHIKSTLIRLVHYHDNQSSTNLSDYLSSELRQDYSALSKLFSEVEGKTIERYYIELRIERVKEFIRYDELTLTQIALRMNYSSVAYLSSQFKSVTGMTPSQFKGMKDNLRTPLDKL from the coding sequence ATGAGTACACTTTATATTAAAAATATGGTTTGTGATCGCTGTAAAATGGCTGTTAGCCAAACTTTACAGCAGGTCGGACTACACCCCCAAAAGGTTGAATTAGGTGAGGTTAGTATTGAGGAAGAGCCTTCTTCTGTCCAACTTTCTACCCTTCGGACAGCCCTTAAAGAACTTGGTTTCGAACTTCTTGACGACCGTCGTCAGCAAACCATCGATCACATCAAGTCTACTTTAATCAGACTTGTGCATTACCATGATAATCAGAGTTCAACTAATCTTAGTGATTATCTGTCATCTGAACTTCGTCAAGACTATAGTGCGCTTTCAAAACTCTTCTCAGAGGTCGAAGGAAAGACTATCGAAAGATATTATATTGAGTTACGTATAGAACGAGTGAAAGAGTTCATTCGTTATGATGAGTTGACTTTGACGCAGATAGCTCTTCGTATGAATTACTCGTCAGTAGCTTATCTTTCCAGCCAGTTTAAGTCTGTGACAGGTATGACTCCCAGTCAGTTCAAAGGGATGAAAGATAATCTCCGAACACCTTTGGATAAACTTTAG
- a CDS encoding heavy-metal-associated domain-containing protein: MKKSVYAVSGMKCVHCKANVENALKALNGVVSAEANLEDANVTVEYDESKVNPSEIKEAVDNSGRYELSL, translated from the coding sequence ATGAAAAAGAGTGTTTATGCAGTAAGCGGTATGAAGTGTGTACATTGTAAGGCAAATGTTGAGAACGCTTTAAAAGCACTCAATGGCGTAGTGTCTGCTGAAGCTAATCTTGAAGATGCTAATGTCACAGTAGAATATGATGAAAGTAAGGTTAATCCTTCTGAAATCAAGGAAGCTGTAGACAACAGCGGGCGCTATGAGCTGAGTTTATAA
- a CDS encoding heavy metal translocating P-type ATPase: MKQTIPVIGMACSSCSANIEKKLNTLKGVNSASVSLPGRSALIDFNPQVISLEKMKAEINALGYDLVIDKETSVDEIEKREYVLLKRKTALSWLFSVAVMCVSMRWIDLGSRDIANQVALLIALANMLYCGRQFYVSSFRQLRHGSANMDTLVALSTGIAFLFSTFNTFWGDAVWASRGVVWHTYFDASVMIITFVLTGRLLEEKAKDGTASSIRQMMGMAPKTAHIVDGDKIEEVPLSTIEVGDVLEVRPGEKVPVDGEVIWAESFMTADAAYVDESMITGEPTPAEKKKGSKVLAGTIPSQGKFRMRARQVGEDTALAHIIKMVQEAQGSKAPVQRIVDKAALVFVPVVACIALATFLLWWLIGGNSALPQAIMSAVAVLVIACPCAMGLATPTALMVGIGKAAQKQILIKDATALESLRKVDVLVTDKTGTLTIPNKNIDFTKADNLPFEERETLKPNAREAMDELQKKGIEVYMMSGDKDEAARYWAEKAGIKHYHSKVLPQDKENLVRKLQAEGKRVAMVGDGINDTQALALANVSIAIGKGTDVAMDVAQVTLMGDDLSAIPEAIQLSRNTVRMIWENLFWAFIYNIVCIPLAAGLLYAFGIDWQITPSWASALMAFSSVSVVLNSLRLRWMK, encoded by the coding sequence ATGAAACAAACAATTCCAGTTATAGGTATGGCTTGTTCCTCCTGTTCAGCCAATATAGAGAAGAAGTTGAATACACTCAAGGGTGTTAATTCTGCTTCTGTTTCGCTACCTGGTCGTTCAGCCTTGATTGATTTCAATCCTCAGGTAATCTCACTTGAGAAGATGAAGGCTGAAATCAATGCACTCGGATATGACTTAGTGATAGATAAGGAGACGTCGGTAGACGAGATAGAGAAGCGTGAGTATGTACTCTTAAAGCGTAAGACTGCGTTGTCATGGTTGTTCTCAGTAGCTGTGATGTGTGTGTCTATGCGATGGATAGACTTGGGTTCTCGTGATATAGCCAATCAGGTTGCATTATTGATAGCCTTGGCAAACATGCTTTATTGCGGTCGCCAGTTCTATGTATCTTCGTTTAGACAGTTGCGTCATGGCAGTGCAAACATGGATACATTGGTGGCTTTGTCTACGGGTATTGCCTTTCTTTTCAGTACGTTTAACACGTTTTGGGGAGATGCCGTATGGGCAAGTAGGGGAGTTGTATGGCACACCTACTTTGATGCTTCAGTAATGATTATTACCTTCGTTTTGACTGGTAGACTGTTAGAAGAGAAGGCTAAAGACGGTACGGCATCTTCTATTCGTCAGATGATGGGTATGGCTCCGAAGACAGCACATATCGTTGATGGCGACAAGATAGAGGAGGTTCCACTCTCAACCATTGAGGTTGGGGATGTTTTGGAGGTTCGTCCTGGTGAAAAGGTACCTGTAGATGGTGAGGTGATTTGGGCAGAAAGCTTTATGACAGCTGATGCAGCCTATGTTGATGAGAGTATGATAACGGGTGAGCCAACGCCTGCGGAGAAGAAAAAAGGCTCAAAGGTATTGGCAGGAACAATACCAAGTCAAGGTAAGTTCCGCATGCGTGCTCGTCAAGTTGGTGAGGACACAGCCTTAGCTCACATAATTAAAATGGTGCAAGAAGCACAAGGTTCAAAGGCTCCAGTCCAACGAATCGTTGATAAGGCAGCCTTAGTATTTGTTCCAGTGGTAGCTTGTATTGCTCTTGCTACTTTCCTTTTGTGGTGGTTGATAGGTGGGAATAGTGCTTTACCACAGGCTATTATGTCGGCTGTAGCCGTCTTAGTCATTGCGTGTCCATGTGCAATGGGATTGGCAACACCTACTGCGCTTATGGTTGGTATTGGTAAAGCTGCTCAGAAACAAATACTCATAAAGGATGCTACAGCCTTAGAGAGTCTGCGTAAGGTAGATGTGTTGGTGACCGATAAGACTGGTACACTGACCATTCCGAATAAGAATATCGACTTTACAAAGGCTGATAACCTTCCTTTTGAAGAGCGTGAAACATTAAAGCCTAATGCTCGTGAGGCAATGGATGAGCTACAGAAGAAGGGGATTGAGGTCTATATGATGAGTGGAGATAAAGACGAGGCAGCTCGTTATTGGGCTGAAAAAGCTGGTATAAAACACTATCATAGTAAGGTGTTGCCACAAGATAAGGAGAATCTTGTTAGGAAGTTGCAAGCCGAAGGAAAGCGTGTTGCAATGGTAGGTGATGGTATAAACGATACACAAGCCTTGGCTTTGGCAAATGTAAGTATTGCTATTGGTAAGGGGACGGACGTAGCTATGGATGTAGCACAGGTGACACTCATGGGAGATGACTTGTCTGCTATCCCAGAAGCAATACAATTGAGTCGCAATACAGTACGTATGATTTGGGAGAATCTCTTCTGGGCTTTCATCTATAACATTGTTTGTATCCCATTAGCAGCAGGTTTGCTTTACGCTTTTGGCATTGATTGGCAGATTACTCCATCGTGGGCAAGTGCGCTGATGGCATTCTCCAGTGTTAGTGTTGTACTTAATAGTCTTCGCTTACGGTGGATGAAATAA
- a CDS encoding aldose epimerase, translating to MKQLYAILTATMLSMVLCLYAQEQKQFRLINGNGMEAIISNYGARLVSLTAHNWNGRLEPVVKGYTNKEEYLKDRTLGATLIYFGKNNEETLSGKMWKLVSSDNQSVTLRYVTSEGENGLDGKLNATVTYTLSDQNALDVDYRVATTAETKLEVTNGICFNLSGEMHRSILKQHLWVDAVQINTYNAQRQLTGVLQRIKNTPFDFTKPREIGERIKSTSKGYDNAYQLRHPDNMQKAAAILFDAQSGRAMTVYSSEPTLNINTYGKESCGISLQPIHAGYNSGMEKVSNELRPGQVFHGATVFFFTTDPPLIMRTK from the coding sequence ATGAAACAGTTATATGCAATACTGACAGCAACAATGCTTAGCATGGTGCTATGTTTATACGCACAAGAGCAGAAACAGTTCCGACTTATAAACGGAAATGGGATGGAGGCGATTATTAGTAACTATGGTGCTCGCCTTGTCTCACTTACTGCTCACAACTGGAATGGTAGGTTGGAGCCTGTCGTAAAAGGATATACCAATAAGGAGGAATATTTGAAAGATCGGACTTTAGGTGCTACGCTCATCTACTTTGGTAAAAATAATGAGGAGACACTATCTGGAAAGATGTGGAAACTTGTTAGTTCTGACAACCAATCAGTTACGCTGCGATATGTGACTTCAGAGGGAGAGAATGGATTAGATGGAAAGTTAAACGCCACAGTTACTTACACCCTATCTGACCAAAACGCCCTTGATGTAGACTATCGTGTTGCAACAACAGCTGAAACAAAGTTGGAAGTAACAAATGGTATTTGTTTCAACTTATCAGGAGAGATGCACCGCTCTATCCTCAAACAACATCTTTGGGTTGATGCTGTCCAGATTAATACTTATAACGCGCAAAGACAGTTGACAGGTGTGCTTCAACGCATAAAGAACACACCATTCGACTTTACCAAACCAAGGGAGATTGGTGAGCGTATCAAAAGTACGAGTAAAGGATATGACAATGCCTATCAGTTGCGACATCCAGACAACATGCAGAAGGCGGCAGCAATCCTCTTTGATGCACAGAGTGGACGTGCTATGACAGTCTACTCAAGTGAACCAACACTCAATATTAACACATACGGTAAGGAGAGTTGCGGTATCTCATTACAGCCAATTCATGCTGGATATAATAGTGGTATGGAGAAAGTAAGTAACGAATTACGCCCAGGCCAGGTATTCCATGGTGCCACAGTTTTCTTCTTCACAACTGATCCTCCACTGATTATGCGCACCAAGTAA
- a CDS encoding bifunctional 3-deoxy-7-phosphoheptulonate synthase/chorismate mutase type II, protein MELELEPLQLPSDKERPIVIAGPCSAETEEQVISTAHSLAAKGCYIFRAGIWKPRTKPGGFEGNGEMALPWMKRVKEETGMMISTEVATPEHVEMALKYGMDILWIGARTTANPFAMQALADALHGIDIPVLVKNPVNPDLELWIGGLQRLNQAGLMRLGVIHRGFSSYDKKFYRNAPMWQIPIELRRRIPGLPIICDPSHIGGRRDLIAPLCQQAMDLGFDGLIVESHCSPEKAWSDAEQQVTPDILDYILSLLVVRDHTSATEGLKFLRTQIDELDNSLMGLLAKRFRICREIGTFKKEHNMTILQAGRYSEILEKRGAQASLCGMDANFAAQVFELIHEESVRQQLEIINK, encoded by the coding sequence ATGGAGTTAGAATTAGAGCCTTTACAACTTCCAAGTGATAAGGAACGACCAATAGTCATTGCTGGGCCTTGTTCTGCTGAAACAGAAGAACAAGTGATATCTACAGCGCATAGTCTTGCCGCTAAGGGATGCTACATTTTTCGTGCAGGTATATGGAAACCACGAACGAAACCAGGTGGCTTTGAGGGCAATGGCGAGATGGCTTTGCCATGGATGAAGCGAGTGAAAGAAGAGACAGGTATGATGATATCAACTGAAGTGGCAACACCTGAGCATGTAGAAATGGCATTGAAGTATGGAATGGATATTCTTTGGATTGGTGCCAGAACCACAGCAAATCCTTTTGCTATGCAGGCTTTAGCCGATGCTTTGCACGGAATAGACATCCCCGTATTGGTGAAAAATCCTGTAAATCCAGACCTAGAACTATGGATAGGTGGACTTCAGCGCCTTAATCAAGCTGGCTTAATGCGTTTGGGAGTTATCCATCGTGGTTTCTCAAGCTATGATAAGAAATTCTATCGAAATGCTCCTATGTGGCAAATTCCTATAGAATTGCGGAGAAGAATACCAGGACTTCCTATTATCTGTGACCCGAGTCATATTGGTGGTCGTCGCGATTTGATAGCACCACTTTGCCAACAAGCAATGGACTTAGGTTTTGATGGTCTAATCGTAGAGAGTCATTGTAGTCCAGAGAAGGCATGGAGTGATGCAGAACAGCAGGTTACTCCTGATATTCTCGATTATATTCTTTCACTCTTAGTGGTGCGTGATCATACCTCTGCAACTGAAGGCCTTAAATTTCTCCGTACACAAATTGACGAACTTGATAATTCTTTGATGGGACTTCTTGCTAAGCGTTTCCGTATCTGCCGTGAGATAGGAACCTTTAAGAAGGAGCATAACATGACTATTCTACAAGCTGGAAGATATAGTGAAATCCTTGAAAAGCGTGGTGCACAAGCAAGCCTTTGTGGTATGGATGCCAACTTCGCAGCTCAAGTCTTTGAGTTAATACATGAAGAGAGTGTACGTCAGCAATTGGAGATTATAAATAAATAA
- a CDS encoding endonuclease/exonuclease/phosphatase family protein, producing MRILLIFLLTLSSVFSVAQTRLTIVELNAENLFDTRHDSLKNDYEFLPDSPRHWTRTKYWQKLNRIGQTIIACGEDSSGWTLPDIVGLCEVENDSVLFDLTRRSLLRKARYEYVMTASNDTRGIDVALLYSPFSFRLIKADTIRVIPMKEMRPTRDILHVAGEIESGDTLHVFLLHAPSRMGGELYSRPFRMHVMERLCSAIDSLRSAYTDPKLLVMGDFNDYKDSPSLRLLYEHGLINVSAGVKGNNGAKGTYRYHGEWGSLDQILVSENLAYVTKVCLF from the coding sequence ATGCGGATCTTGTTAATCTTTTTACTTACATTGAGTTCTGTCTTCTCTGTTGCTCAAACTCGTTTAACAATTGTAGAACTGAATGCTGAAAACTTGTTTGATACTCGGCATGACTCTTTGAAGAATGACTATGAATTCCTGCCAGACTCACCGCGCCACTGGACACGAACGAAGTATTGGCAGAAATTAAATAGAATAGGGCAGACAATCATTGCTTGTGGCGAAGATAGTAGCGGTTGGACGCTACCTGATATTGTAGGTTTATGTGAGGTAGAGAACGATAGTGTACTCTTTGACCTTACTCGTCGATCTTTGTTGCGTAAGGCTCGTTATGAATATGTGATGACAGCTTCGAATGATACTCGTGGTATAGATGTGGCGTTATTGTATTCCCCTTTTTCCTTCCGATTGATAAAAGCCGATACGATTCGTGTCATACCTATGAAGGAAATGCGCCCAACTCGAGATATTCTACATGTAGCAGGTGAAATAGAAAGCGGTGATACGCTACACGTTTTCCTACTTCATGCCCCAAGTCGAATGGGAGGTGAACTTTATTCTCGTCCTTTTAGAATGCACGTAATGGAGCGATTGTGTAGTGCTATAGACTCTCTTCGTAGTGCGTATACAGACCCGAAACTGTTAGTGATGGGCGACTTTAACGATTATAAAGACAGTCCTTCTCTACGTCTTTTATACGAACATGGTTTAATTAATGTATCGGCAGGAGTAAAAGGGAACAATGGAGCAAAGGGAACTTATCGCTATCATGGAGAATGGGGAAGTCTGGACCAGATACTTGTAAGTGAAAATCTGGCTTATGTGACAAAAGTGTGCTTATTTTAG
- a CDS encoding IS256 family transposase, variant Zn-binding type — translation MIIIFVLFIFLWQKICFYCGSKSTIKRGHLNGSQRWYCKCCKRSFVGHNRLTNTIVNNRYSKGNLTVKDLSEEYGVSTRTIYRKLTKSYKEELPNLLVRPVVVLMDATYWGRNFGVVIMKDSLSGDVLWFKFINRHERLEDYKEGISYLESLGYTIQGLVCDGFKGLRQAFPNYKFQLCQFHQVMTIKTKLTSRPKLEASKELLELSKMLCHTDKESFIGALKEWYTKWEDFLKERTTTEDGKSHYTHKALRSAFLSLKRNMSSLWTYYDYPELKMPNTNNAIESLNADLKTKLNLHKGISMERRKIFIQDFIKSHSPKK, via the coding sequence ATAATCATTATCTTTGTTTTATTTATATTTTTATGGCAAAAAATCTGCTTTTATTGTGGCTCAAAATCGACTATAAAACGTGGTCATCTTAATGGTAGTCAACGCTGGTATTGTAAGTGCTGTAAGAGGAGCTTTGTTGGACATAATCGCCTTACCAATACCATTGTCAATAATCGTTATTCCAAGGGTAATCTAACAGTCAAAGATCTATCAGAGGAGTACGGAGTTTCAACCAGGACAATTTATAGAAAACTCACCAAATCTTATAAAGAAGAACTTCCCAACCTTCTTGTTCGCCCTGTAGTGGTTTTAATGGATGCCACCTATTGGGGACGTAATTTTGGTGTCGTTATCATGAAGGATTCATTGTCTGGTGATGTACTTTGGTTTAAGTTTATCAATAGGCATGAACGTCTTGAAGACTATAAGGAGGGCATAAGCTACTTGGAGTCACTTGGGTATACCATTCAAGGGCTTGTATGCGATGGTTTTAAGGGACTTAGGCAAGCTTTTCCCAATTATAAATTCCAATTATGCCAGTTCCATCAAGTAATGACTATAAAGACAAAACTAACTTCAAGACCCAAGCTTGAGGCTTCAAAAGAACTGCTTGAATTATCCAAGATGTTATGTCATACGGACAAGGAGTCCTTTATTGGGGCTTTAAAGGAATGGTACACCAAGTGGGAGGATTTTCTTAAGGAACGGACAACAACAGAAGATGGAAAATCACATTATACTCATAAAGCTCTACGTAGTGCTTTTTTGAGCCTTAAAAGGAATATGTCGTCATTGTGGACATACTATGATTACCCTGAATTGAAGATGCCAAATACAAACAATGCCATTGAATCACTCAATGCAGATTTAAAGACAAAATTGAACCTACACAAGGGGATCAGTATGGAAAGAAGAAAGATCTTCATCCAAGACTTTATAAAGTCCCATTCTCCTAAGAAATAA
- a CDS encoding DUF481 domain-containing protein translates to MLFSENLTMDIDSTKTIQGTLLPVLDFKTEKENVLTLKNTANLNLLIKHKRVINLINKLEFSTYGKKLTVSGGYVHVEYRYLLSRAFEVYPYAESQWAESRGMEYKISTGLLSRYRIINKEKYLMFASAGMFYEFEKWEDPTPNAAPSHVYSRSIKSHLSVSFKHHLGEHWELTTTAIHQAKPDSYFKEARFGGAADLKYNITPKIGINGAYRVIYDTAPIVPIRKTYTTIEAGLSVSF, encoded by the coding sequence ATGCTCTTTTCTGAGAATCTTACAATGGACATAGACAGTACAAAAACAATACAAGGAACTCTATTACCAGTACTGGATTTTAAGACAGAAAAGGAAAATGTTCTCACACTCAAGAATACCGCTAATCTCAACCTCTTAATAAAGCACAAGCGTGTTATCAACTTAATAAACAAGTTGGAGTTTTCAACTTACGGCAAGAAATTAACGGTAAGTGGAGGATATGTACACGTAGAATACCGTTATCTACTAAGTCGTGCTTTTGAGGTTTACCCTTATGCAGAATCACAATGGGCTGAAAGTCGTGGAATGGAATACAAGATTTCAACAGGATTATTATCACGCTATAGGATTATAAACAAAGAAAAATATCTTATGTTTGCATCAGCGGGTATGTTCTATGAATTTGAGAAATGGGAAGATCCTACTCCTAATGCAGCCCCATCACATGTTTATAGTCGTAGCATAAAAAGTCACCTATCAGTAAGTTTCAAACATCATTTAGGCGAACACTGGGAACTGACGACCACAGCTATTCATCAGGCGAAGCCAGATAGTTACTTTAAGGAAGCACGATTCGGTGGTGCAGCAGACCTAAAGTATAACATTACACCAAAGATTGGAATTAATGGTGCCTACCGTGTCATCTATGACACAGCACCGATTGTTCCTATTAGGAAGACTTACACAACCATAGAGGCGGGGCTTAGTGTGTCCTTTTAA
- a CDS encoding DUF4359 domain-containing protein — MEYYIKINEEKRGPYSLNELAERKLDETSLVMPTDGVEWVPANQIEELRTLFESKDSTDNPVKTEDVPFVEARPIIQAAPQEAAQQAQPAPKKKSHTGCLIGILLTLVALVAVMVVTCPKTEQHKEVLSTVITTTVNDAVNDNDNLTGNTFIDNAFKTVSNSFAGKVIETAVDNLVTVDNYVVCSLGKVHYDGKDHIVSLGIFGHIFTVDEDDLQEAAEQYYKKEEINMKEQLKKKAQKMLQENIIAPATSAIEGLLGSAMDGLLDEIGLDNQPSKQSKKKSVKADSI; from the coding sequence ATGGAATACTATATCAAGATTAACGAAGAAAAGAGAGGTCCTTATAGCCTCAACGAATTAGCTGAACGTAAGTTGGATGAAACGTCATTGGTTATGCCAACAGATGGTGTAGAGTGGGTCCCTGCCAACCAGATTGAAGAACTTCGCACACTCTTTGAGAGCAAAGATTCAACTGACAATCCTGTCAAAACAGAAGATGTACCATTTGTTGAAGCCAGACCAATCATACAAGCTGCACCACAAGAAGCAGCCCAGCAGGCACAACCAGCACCGAAGAAGAAAAGCCATACTGGCTGCCTCATCGGTATTTTGCTGACGCTCGTAGCCTTGGTTGCAGTAATGGTTGTCACTTGTCCAAAGACAGAACAACACAAGGAAGTACTCTCTACCGTTATCACCACTACTGTAAATGATGCAGTAAATGACAACGATAATCTTACAGGCAACACCTTCATCGACAATGCTTTCAAAACTGTCAGCAATTCTTTTGCAGGTAAGGTGATTGAGACTGCAGTTGATAATCTCGTCACTGTCGACAACTATGTTGTGTGTTCATTGGGCAAGGTACACTACGATGGCAAAGATCATATCGTATCTTTAGGTATCTTTGGGCATATCTTTACCGTAGATGAAGATGACCTTCAGGAAGCTGCAGAGCAGTATTACAAGAAAGAAGAAATCAACATGAAGGAACAACTAAAGAAAAAAGCACAGAAGATGTTGCAGGAAAACATCATTGCACCTGCAACCTCAGCCATAGAAGGACTATTGGGAAGTGCTATGGACGGACTTCTTGATGAAATCGGTTTAGATAACCAACCCTCAAAACAAAGTAAGAAAAAGTCAGTGAAAGCCGATTCTATCTAA
- a CDS encoding DUF421 domain-containing protein, translating into MLVRFAMRSARLRHIIKGESVFLVKNGVINFKNFKRNSLEMEQFRLLLRQKGIFSMFEVEDVLFEANGAVTVLPTGKTADSFLLVNNGEFVSSGLKQSGRSQAWALRVIKKNGFNSPGELFCMEWTPGKGIYFVTYDGHVKRGVVEVGADTIEPDNAQV; encoded by the coding sequence ATGCTTGTTCGTTTTGCTATGCGTTCTGCTCGTCTACGTCATATTATCAAAGGAGAGAGTGTTTTCCTTGTGAAGAATGGCGTTATTAACTTTAAGAACTTTAAGCGTAATAGTCTTGAAATGGAGCAGTTTCGTTTGCTTTTAAGGCAAAAAGGAATCTTCTCTATGTTTGAAGTTGAGGATGTTTTGTTTGAAGCAAATGGTGCAGTTACAGTTCTACCAACCGGTAAGACAGCTGATTCATTCTTACTTGTTAACAATGGTGAGTTCGTTTCGAGTGGTCTTAAGCAGAGTGGTCGTTCACAGGCATGGGCATTACGCGTTATCAAGAAGAATGGTTTTAATAGCCCTGGCGAACTCTTCTGTATGGAGTGGACACCTGGTAAGGGTATTTACTTCGTTACTTATGATGGTCATGTTAAGCGTGGTGTTGTTGAGGTAGGAGCCGATACAATAGAGCCAGACAACGCACAAGTATAA